The following are encoded in a window of Methylicorpusculum oleiharenae genomic DNA:
- a CDS encoding chemotaxis protein CheB, with protein sequence MKAKAGAKDFPVVCVGGSAGGLDAYRQLLQNLPSDLGVAIVIVNHLRTVSTMLHEILPQYTQMPVELITEKLDIQPNHVFIIPEKRDLHILDGEFRLKPISKPRGWPDVITVFLRSLAENWDGKVIAIIVSGYDGDGAAALSKIKQAGGITIAQKLDTAKQPDMPESAIASGYIDFVLSPADIAEEIVRISQTAVNI encoded by the coding sequence ATGAAAGCTAAGGCGGGGGCAAAAGATTTTCCTGTCGTTTGCGTAGGCGGTTCGGCCGGCGGCCTCGACGCCTATAGACAATTATTACAGAATCTGCCGTCCGATTTGGGTGTTGCGATCGTCATTGTCAATCACTTGAGAACCGTTTCTACCATGCTGCATGAGATTCTGCCGCAGTACACTCAGATGCCAGTGGAACTGATCACGGAGAAATTAGATATCCAACCCAACCATGTGTTCATCATTCCGGAAAAGCGTGATTTGCATATTCTTGACGGAGAATTTCGTTTAAAGCCGATATCAAAACCGCGAGGATGGCCGGACGTGATTACAGTATTTCTTCGTTCCCTGGCAGAGAATTGGGACGGTAAAGTGATCGCTATTATTGTTTCTGGCTATGATGGAGATGGTGCCGCGGCGCTGTCCAAGATAAAACAAGCTGGGGGCATTACCATCGCACAAAAACTGGATACAGCCAAACAGCCTGATATGCCAGAGAGTGCAATTGCCAGCGGGTATATCGATTTTGTCCTTTCCCCAGCGGATATTGCTGAAGAAATTGTCAGAATTTCGCAAACGGCAGTAAATATTTAG